The DNA region CTCAGTTTCTCCCATcggaaaaaacaacaataataaaaaatactaataataagagaggctaaaacaattttgttttcaaatttcaaaacccaaaaaaataccCTCCAAAACCCTCCGCTCTTCTTCTCTACTCTACATTTACAGATCCAAACATGTCGTCTAACAATCCGACCGAAACCATTCGGAGCCCTGAAAAACCGGAATCCGGAttcgaagaagaagaggaggaggtgGAGAAATTGGAAAAGCTGGAGACAGAAGTGAAGCAAATGGCAAAGAAGATTCTGGAATACAGAACCACTTTACCAGATCAACTCAAAACTACTGTCGCCTCGCTTCTTTCCTCGCAACGACCCGTTTTACCGCATTTCGATTCAGGGTCGGATCCTGGACCCTCCGGTGAACTTAACCCAGGTTGGTTAGCTATTGTGTTCTCTTTTAGGGTTTTAAATGTGATACGGGTTAAGTAAAGTGAAGATTGCGTGTCAGTGTTTTTTGGGTACTAAATGTTTTTGTGATTTAGGTgttgtttcttttgatttttaacttaattgcaaaatttattgattaGAAGTGTTAATGATTTGTTGGGTTACCTTAATTTTAGTGTTACTTAGTATTAGTACCTAAAAGATTAGATCTTCAACCGCAACTTAATTTTAGTTATGGACTTAGCTGATGCGCCTTTTACAAGCTTCATGGAATTATTATTTCGTGATTGTCATATAATTATTTGCTGATGACTTAACGAGTTTTTAAGTAAGTGAATATATGCTGCAGTACTTAAggttaatgaattattttagttttaggtACGTATTAGGCTGATGGATGTGCTATCTACAAGCTGTGCTGAACTGTATCGAATAATCCACTACCGTGGTTCTTCCACTCAAAAGGAAATTACTTTTAGAGGGATTCTGTGTAAATTGGAAAGATAACGAAATGAAACTAGGAAGACAGACATTGATTGAGTGGTTAGTGGCAGGATTGGTATTTGGCATGTGTAGTTGTGCGGTGTAAATAGCAGGATTGCATGCTTGGTATGTAATGGTGACATGGCAGTGGTGATTAGAACAGAAATGAAGATGAAGTTTGTGATTTTCTACTGATTTCTATGGCATTAGAGGTAGTTAGATATTCGCATCTTTGGTTTGTTAGTGTGATAAGTATAGAATGTAAGACTAGCATGATAGGAAATGACAAATAATTCGAAGCTTACTGCATTTATGTTTACTCTTCCAAAATTCAATGGCGTAATTGTTTGATTGCAGTTTTTTTCCATCCTAAAGAGCGGAgcagtatttttcaatttttcttgttcttttcagTGATGATGTTTGCATTCAATTCAGAGGCCCCTATCTTGttctaaatttgtgttttttttattgtgattgcAGCATTGACCATATCATAACATTATGCAGATTCAGGAGGACAGGACACATCCAGTAGAGCAGAATTACTAACAGAGGAGGACCGAACGACTGCCGAGAAAACACATTTGTTGAAAGAGAAAATTTCCAGCAATGTCTCTGCTATGCCTGTAGTTTTAAAGAGGATGGAAGATTGTATTTCTAAGATTGACAAACTATATTCCTACAATGGAAGCATACATCCGGCGTTTAAAAAGAAGCGGACTAGCTGAGTTCGCTATAATTTTAGCATTTGGTGTTAGTTTCAAGGAGAATGACTTGGGTTGCCTGCCTACGATTGTCATCGATGTGTACAATGGATCCATGAATCCTGCTGTGGAAAGGGAGGGCTTATACTAACCACCTTTGTCTTGCAATCCTAGGATTTAGGAGCATCCTTTGTACTGTAATTACCCAAAAGCATCAATTTTAATGTGTACTATAGTTTCCAGCAAGACATCTTGCATTGACTTGatacattaattatttaattatgatgGGAGAAGCTGTTGTTTTGCCATCTATGTTAGTTAGGTTCTCGCTTATCTAAAAACCTGGTTTAGGCTGTGTTAGGAACAGGAATGCAATCCTCAACCAATTGATGTGCCTGTCGGCTAAATAGTGGATCGACTGCATTCTTGCAGGATCGATCTGTACATGGTTTGTCTGTAAACCAAAGTAATTATGGGCATtttcaacaaaatttaaaagtcCCATAATGTCGAATCCATAACATTGCTGCAAGGTCATCGCAAGCACATGATcgcacaacaacaataaatgaGATCAAGTGCCACGAATTCAAAGTGTTTGACATTTACAATTGAGCACTTTATCAGCAGTGATTAGTCCAGGTATGGATGTACCAACCATAGCTCCCTCCACACTTCCAGTTTGGCTGGTATCCAACACCACCGTGCTGAGTCCCCTTCCTACGATAAATAACTTCTTCCCAATCGCTGCCAGTTGGCAAGGTGGTTTTGTAAGCAGTGTTGACAGCCTCTTAACTGCCACCCATTCCCTTTTATCCTTCTGCCACATCATCAGCTTGGTCCCTGAACTCTGATCCAACACATAAAGGGTGCCATCCACAACAACCGCTGGACCTTGCCAGCCTGACACCATATCAGCATCTGCACGCTGCCACATGCCACTTGAAGGTTCGTAAACGACTGCATAGAAAGGAGAGGACATGGTAGAAGCAGAAGCTTGACAGCGGATATAAATCTTCCCATCCAAGACTACGGAATCTTCAACTTCAGGAACAGCGCAGTCATTGGAATGAAATTCCCAGCAATTTGTATGGGGATCAAAAACGTCCCAAGAATATGGATCACTCCTTGTTGATGCTAACCCACCAATGGCATATATTTTCCCATCATAAACTTGACAAGCAGAATCGTACCTGAATGAATACATGAACTTTCCAATCAACATAAGAGTTAGAATCATGAAACAAAAAGAGGAACTCCAGTCCACTGGCCCGATCTACATGCATATATAATCTACAATTTTGAGATGCAGACTCCACAAGCGACTTGACACAAAAGTTCCTTTCGTTTGAGTTACTATAGCATTTCCAAAAAGCAATTCACAGTAAATGAGGAGCACTTGCAAGGTAATTTAAAGGCAGGATTTAAGTTCAGCATCACTTGCGCAGACAACCATGCACGAGAACAGAAGTGGAAGGAATTGTGTACCTGGCAGTCGACATGTAAGCAACTTGTGTCCATGAATTCCTTGAAACATCATAGCAGAAGGCTTCATTAGTAGCTTCCAACCAACCACCACCACCCAACAAGTAAACCTTTTTTCCTAGAAC from Populus alba chromosome 14, ASM523922v2, whole genome shotgun sequence includes:
- the LOC118041658 gene encoding uncharacterized protein, whose product is MSSNNPTETIRSPEKPESGFEEEEEEVEKLEKLETEVKQMAKKILEYRTTLPDQLKTTVASLLSSQRPVLPHFDSGSDPGPSGELNPDSGGQDTSSRAELLTEEDRTTAEKTHLLKEKISSNVSAMPVVLKRMEDCISKIDKLYSYNGSIHPAFKKKRTS
- the LOC118041657 gene encoding F-box/kelch-repeat protein SKIP4, yielding MEENQMSLICGLPDDIALSCLARVPRKYHAVLKCVSKRWRELVCSDEFYDYRRMHSLSETWIYALCCDKYGKIWFYVVDPNESQRRWKCVPGLPARALNKTGMGFEVLGKKVYLLGGGGWLEATNEAFCYDVSRNSWTQVAYMSTARYDSACQVYDGKIYAIGGLASTRSDPYSWDVFDPHTNCWEFHSNDCAVPEVEDSVVLDGKIYIRCQASASTMSSPFYAVVYEPSSGMWQRADADMVSGWQGPAVVVDGTLYVLDQSSGTKLMMWQKDKREWVAVKRLSTLLTKPPCQLAAIGKKLFIVGRGLSTVVLDTSQTGSVEGAMVGTSIPGLITADKVLNCKCQTL